A stretch of DNA from Variovorax paradoxus:
TGGACGTTGACCGAACCAGTAGGCCAGCTCGGCCGCTTCGCGCACGTTCCACAGCACGAAGTTGGCGGGCAAGCCGGGCGCGATGGCGCCGTGCGTGGCCTGCAGGCCCAGCGCGCGCGCGGCGTGCACGGTGACGCCGGCCAGCGCCTCGGGCACGGTGAGGCGGAACAGCGTGCAGGCCATGTTGACCATCAGCAGCAGGCTCAGCGTCGGCGAGGTGCCGGGGTTGTGGTCGGTCGACACGGCCATCGGCACGCCCGCGGCGCGCAGCGCGTCGATGGGCGGCAGGTGCGTGTCGCGCAGCGTGTAGTAGGCGCCGGGCAGCAGCACGGCCACGGTGCCCGACTGGCGCATGGCCGCGATGCCGTCGGCCGACAGGTGCTCGATGTGGTCGCACGACAGCGCGCCGTAGCGCGCGGCGAGCGCGGCGCCGCCCATGTCCGAGAGTTGCTCGGCATGCAGCTTGACTGGCAGTCCCAGCGCCTGGGCGGCTTTGAAAACCTGCTCGGTTTCCGCGAGCGAGAAGGCGATGCGTTCGCAGAACACATCGACCGCATCGACCAGCCCTTCGGCCGCGAGCGCGGGCAGCATCTCTTTGCAGACGAGGTCGATGTAGTCGCCGCTGCGGCCCGCGTATTCCGGCGGCAGCGCGTGCGCGCCGAGAAAGGTGGTGCGCACGGTGACACCGTAGGCCTCGCCCAGGCGCCGCGCCACGCGCAGCTGCTTGCGCTCGTGTTCGAGCGCGAGGCCGTAGCCCGACTTGATCTCGATGGCGCAGACGCCGTCGGCCAGCAGCTGTTCGAGGCGCGATGCGGCCTGTGCGAACAGCGTGTCCTCGTCGGCCTCGCGCGTGGCGCGCACCGATGAGACGATGCCGCCGCCGGCCTTCGCCACTTCTTCGTACGTGGCGCCCGCGAGCCGCATCGCGAACTCGTTGGCACGCTGGCCGCCGTAGACCAGGTGCGTGTGGCAATCGACAAGGCCAGGCGTGACGAGCGCGCCGCCGCCGTCGTGCGGCGCGAGCCCCGCGAACTCGGCGGGCAGATCGGCGCGCGCACCGACCCAGCGGATCGTGCCCTGCGCGACCACGAGGGCGGCTTCGGCATCGGGCGCCAAGCTCAGGCCAGGCGCCGCACCGGGTGCGAGGCGCAGGCCGGTCCAGAGGCCGTCGGCCGAGGGGAATTCGCTGGGGGGTTTCATCGTCATCTCTTTGTGTCCTTTCGCCGGTCAGCCGGGCACGAAGCGCACGGCCACGAGCCGCGCGTCTTCACTGCCCGGTGCGGCTTGCCACGCTTGCGCGTGATCGGTCCAGCACAGGCCTTCGCCTTCAGCCAGGGCTTCGTCGTCATTCAAGCGCCAATCGCCACGCAACGCCAGCAGCACGCCGTGCGCCGCGGGCGCGATGTCGACGGCATGGTCCAGCACCTGCACGTCGGCGCGCCACTGGCCGCCGCGCGTCATCACGTTGAAGTCGTTCGAGGCGCCGCCGAGCAGCGTGCAGTCGATCGGGTCGTCACCGGAAAAGGCGAAGGGCCGGTGCGGCACGTCGAGCCGGTGCGACACGCGGCCGTCGTGCGTGAAGAGGCGCACGCCGTCGCCTTCGAGCAGCATGATCTGGCGGTCGACACCGGGGAACACCGAGAACGGGCCGGGCGACGCGATGGTCGCGATGCTCACGCGCCAGCCGAAGCTGTCGAGCCCCGCACCTGGCGGCCAGCTGGCGATTTCCTGCGTGGTGCCGCCGCCGTTTTTCCAGGGCGTGGCGCGCAGGGTGGCACGGGAAAAGCGTTGCACGCCGGTCATTGCTCCTTCCCCCTCTGGGGGAAGGTTGGGATGGGGGCAGCGCCCAACGAGCGCCGCGCTTGGATCAAGGCCGTCGTGCCCCACCCCTGCCCTCCCCAGAGGGAGGGAGAAAACAGCGAAGCCACTCATCGCATCAACCCGCCCTGGCGCAGCTTCTGCTCGAAGTGCCGCAGGATCAAGGTCATCGTGCCCGTGAGCACGAAGTACACGACCGCAATCGCCAGGTACACCTCCAGCGAGCGGTACGACACGCTGATGATCTTCTGGCCTTCGTGCATCACGTCATGGATGGTCAGCAGCGAGACCAGCGCCGAGTTCT
This window harbors:
- the hutI gene encoding imidazolonepropionase; translated protein: MKPPSEFPSADGLWTGLRLAPGAAPGLSLAPDAEAALVVAQGTIRWVGARADLPAEFAGLAPHDGGGALVTPGLVDCHTHLVYGGQRANEFAMRLAGATYEEVAKAGGGIVSSVRATREADEDTLFAQAASRLEQLLADGVCAIEIKSGYGLALEHERKQLRVARRLGEAYGVTVRTTFLGAHALPPEYAGRSGDYIDLVCKEMLPALAAEGLVDAVDVFCERIAFSLAETEQVFKAAQALGLPVKLHAEQLSDMGGAALAARYGALSCDHIEHLSADGIAAMRQSGTVAVLLPGAYYTLRDTHLPPIDALRAAGVPMAVSTDHNPGTSPTLSLLLMVNMACTLFRLTVPEALAGVTVHAARALGLQATHGAIAPGLPANFVLWNVREAAELAYWFGQRPLRTAVRQGRICISFPSPSGRGQGEGQRP
- a CDS encoding HutD family protein, which translates into the protein MTGVQRFSRATLRATPWKNGGGTTQEIASWPPGAGLDSFGWRVSIATIASPGPFSVFPGVDRQIMLLEGDGVRLFTHDGRVSHRLDVPHRPFAFSGDDPIDCTLLGGASNDFNVMTRGGQWRADVQVLDHAVDIAPAAHGVLLALRGDWRLNDDEALAEGEGLCWTDHAQAWQAAPGSEDARLVAVRFVPG